One genomic window of Aethina tumida isolate Nest 87 chromosome 3, icAetTumi1.1, whole genome shotgun sequence includes the following:
- the LOC109605568 gene encoding leucine-rich repeat serine/threonine-protein kinase 1 isoform X2 — translation MLDTSPEDEDFPGRLLHQAALWDNTELLEDLLAGGQQSFINSQDSWGRTPLHAGAITENSRCLQILLNAGADPNVRCGPRGDNKTPLHLSAEHGHCSNISMLLEHNANLLMRDSNGLTAADLADKCGHSKAVDLLKNAANEKEKARLDIHAAIRDACSQGDTNSVQQLISSLSDDAELIVNMAPSGANTLLFTACQVGNRKIVKTLLDFGADGRLHSVTRYSPLYIACYHGHRDIVELLLLKFPELVQQHTVERWLPIHACCINGHVAVLELLFHFPYPSHIQRKFRDITEQWEYYMPFDINERDATGQNILYVASVLGNKKLVDVILKFKVKATRIEPSDEITPSSESNLILSPVKRRISDGIQSIMSKLNLSKENSFDNDTDSLLICPLRIDMYCNNNTETALHAAIKGKHYDIALALLKAGASANTVIKAYHDINDTLACCSVEEDSNYGQSSGLVEACKNRDVPIVDLLLKYGARDDECKALAVAVANKDETLIPKLLSTKAHPDPEYKINKKAMTENINSSQFTIFSNVTSLTYSTIFPNTPTMINWHNQKCGLTQIKTQWLTDAALHQNPKLKQNPRSYDVALYAITRLDISNNSLTSVPLTVFQLHSLKYLNMAQNKIDKLPVPVVSPTKKNYKRRSKHVEELNYSCPVLEELYLQDNRLDHIPEAIFRLPSLVTLVVSNNKLQQLPYVMWLAPKLKELNAAFNLLKDLPSENESAKEEFDKLSVSSSDSQLSSHAEQDSESDMSEFDIDSKLLGLEDTVQAVRYKKKDRDYRQMELTKHHIWSKSVEVTEQILHNDESITEKSSQLSALNLAHNLFTNIPVVLPCLAVNLTRLNMAFNTLRSMSHITSYPSSLKQLDLSHNQITVWPSLPQVEAQDKMEQANLNCYSNNLAAKGKIPEVRRQSSRSVRTTVLHSVCSHRRHLKLDNLRTLILADNQLHRIQLATDDDGDLSSTEDEDMERNPAVSKARLMFPNLSMLDVSNNLLKEIPYNIYELNNLSVLNISGNLDINELPPQMGLLSRLWNLNTRGCSLQDPLKSMIDSKKYKTMDIVGYLKSVLEDARPYARMKLMIVGVQGIGKTSLLEQLRQEGVTRRRPEHWAKRMGNKNINVKTSRGTNMSTVGVDIGDWIYEKKVKSHSHGPVIFRTWDFGGQKEYYATHQYFLSKRSLYLVVWKITDGHRGINEILQWLVNIQARAPNSPVIIVGTHYDVVQEFNPNISEDYQQIIRDRFINIVDAEKCGLPRVLDTIEISCKTRHNVKLLCNLIYDTVFSLRPPGSKELLLEQKVPATYLALEDVVNYVASERRANGLDPVLTADQYRSIVTTEMQQRYNRTFRDWAELHQATLFLHDNGVLLHYDDATLKDLYFLDPQWLCDMLAHVVTIREINPFARSGVMKLDDLKHIFKTSSIGPMDTRGYIVNLLNKFEVALTWDSRTLLIPSLLPSEEDLQLALMYPGQYPPLIKVKVPLRSRGWAVRNKKIAVSPKSVLYRDPSQGKFQMSLPSTSSIPNEPPEEIAHYQLRSQPTDKSIARLLLMSYFPSGFWSRLISRILADDTIIDIIRSYFVIPKDVAQDIHLVKLLDLKAEWVLWQTGLQLKYGDITLFRMREVLHNSSAQYRHLKFRLKQDGIWCDVDLQSTSVLEIYFPVDSLVVKPIITEMGDASDLKVKDQLVINSTPECTAQLLALAVDHIDILLEDWYPTLGTRFVHTSEGKFLITRLVPCPQCLAKSMECDQSLNPIDFSQPKNLMEEMQQAEQEGGYHNQHHNRVRKSQESYTSECDSGVGPDSSCSSRMPSMEGHPGVQTDEQPSNVSYSWMVEECILAAYGSKTVNCPTHDDIPLSRVAPDAIFMDLGERYIIKPENIKKGRLLGRGAFGFVFKGTCKVRGSNNMIDVAMKMLQPVQPGPNARQSAAIAYKAAQGKWDRDPLQYACKAYCTARQELNILLSLRHPNIVPFVGVCTSPLALVLDLAPQGALDLVLRHYRRSGAKVGPYTLQAIILQVAKAIEYLHRQHIIYRDLKSENVLVWEMPPPFVDHPDHPVHIKVADYGISRLTLPSGTKGFGGTEGFMAPEIMRYNGEEEYTEKVDCFSFGMFIYELLTLHQPFEGHESVKECILEGGRPPLTYRETLYPSYFLDLMVLCWSQQPKDRPSASQIVSIASAPEFTHLSDVISLKHQAPVVASTSAALTHITEDGLSGSEMWLMCANSRIDLLLAADRGWLQYHTMPLPIRPTAACTVGNAVWIGDYAGNLHAYSASDGYKLFTYSLESEVNVQVEALLYLANLKRVACALSNGRLFLVNSEFYPSTPTAAEGSFVMTELGSQSSINCLCAASLENSSACELWCGESNGQISIYTIKDQVVAGQEVLNHYQPVIEKVDVMNLVAVDNCVYSYVHPGCIVYQWDQKSRTIVNKLDCSKLVPCSESLKSIAIEEHLSPTNCQVTSLVILNTDLYIGTTWGCVIIAERSTLRPVTIFRPYEEEVRAIVPLAQCKNVSGRQENTPLIATIGRGYRNLLSRYTDVTVNIGTPLPSPMGGTSYTSTKPNMFVLLWRAEHWNAT, via the exons ATGTTGGACACGTCCCCTGAAGATGAAGACTTCCCTGGACGCTTATTACATcag gcGGCATTATGGGATAATACAGAGTTACTGGAAGATCTCCTAGCAGGTGGTCAacaatcatttataaattccCAAGATAGCTGGGGCAGAACACCCTTACATGCTGGTGCAATCACGGAAAATTCTAGGTGCTTGCAAATATTACTGAATGCAGGGGCTGACCCAAATGTTCGGTGTGGTCCTAGGGGTGATAACAag ACTCCACTGCATTTAAGTGCTGAACATGGTCATTGTTCAAACATTTCTATGTTGTTGGAACACAATGCCAATCTTTTGATGAGAGATTCCAATGGCCTGACAGCTGCAGACTTGGCTGATAAATGTGGACATTCAAAAGCTGTTGATCTCCTCAAAAATGCTGCAA ATGAAAAAGAGAAAGCCAGACTGGACATCCACGCGGCGATACGGGACGCTTGCAGCCAGGGAGACACAAATTCCGTGCAGCAGCTCATATCGTCGCTGTCGGACGATGCGGAGCTCATCGTCAATATGGCCCCCAGTGGGGCCAACACCCTGCTATTCAC TGCCTGCCAGGTCGGCAACAGGAAAATCGTAAAAACATTGCTGGACTTCGGTGCAGACGGCAGGCTCCACTCTGTCACCAGATACTCGCCGCTGTACATCGCCTGTTACCACGGCCACCGGGACATTGTCGAGCTGCTCCTGCTCAAGTTCCCGGAATTGGTGCAG CAACACACTGTAGAGCGTTGGCTTCCGATTCACGCCTGCTGTATTAACGGCCATGTAGCAGTTTTAGAACTACTCTTCCATTTTCCATATCCATCTCATATACAACGAAAATTTAG AGATATAACGGAACAGTGGGAATATTATATGCCATTCGATATTAATGAACGCGACGCCACAGGTCAAAACATACTCTATGTAGCTAGTGTATTGGGAAATAAGAAACTCGTagatgtaatattgaaatttaaagtaaaggCCACTCGTATAGAACCC AGTGACGAAATTACTCCCAGTTCGGAGAGTAATCTAATTCTCAGCCCAGTTAAGCGACGAATATCAGATGGAATACAGTCAATTATGTCTAAACTAAATTTGTCCAAAGAAAACTCTTTCGACAATGAC ACGGATTCACTGCTTATCTGTCCCTTACGGATTGATatgtattgtaataataacaCGGAAACGGCGTTACATGCAGCAATAAAAGGAAAACATTATGATATTGCCCTGGCTTTACTTAAAGCAGGGGCCAGTGCCAACACAGTCATCAAAGCATATCATGACATTAATGAT ACACTGGCTTGTTGTTCAGTGGAGGAAGACTCCAATTATGGTCAGTCCAGCGGTCTGGTTGAGGCTTGTAAAAACCGTGACGTCCCAATAGTGGACTTGTTGCTTAAGTACGGCGCCAGAGATGATGAATGCAAAGCTTTAGCCGTGGCCGTGGCGAATAAAGATGAAACTTTAATCCCAAAATTATTATCCACCAAGGCCCACCCAGATCCCGAGtacaaaatcaacaaaaaggCCATGACTGAAAACATAAATTCCTCCCAGTTCACCATTTTCTCCAACGTGACCAGTCTGACCTATAGCACCATATTCCCCAACACCCCCACAATGATAAACTGGCACAATCAAAAGTGCGGACTGACCCAAATTAAGACGCAATGGCTTACGGACGCGGCTCTACATCAAAACCCCAAATTGAAGCAGAATCCTCGCAGCTACGATGTGGCGTTGTACGCAATCACCAGGCTGGACATTTCAAACAATAGTCTGACTTCAGTTCCTCTGACTGTTTTCCAATTACACAGTCTGAAGTACTTGAACATGGCGCAAAACAAAATCGACAAACTGCCCGTCCCGGTTGTGTCGCCGACCAAAAAAAACTACAAACGCAGGAGCAAACACGTGGAAGAACTCAATTATTCTTGCCCCGTTTTGGAGGAGCTGTATTTGCAGGACAACAGGTTGGATCACATTCCCGAGGCCATTTTTAGGCTGCCGTCTTTGGTGACTTTGGTTGTTTCCAACAATAAGTTACAACAGTTGCCGTATGTTATGTGGTTGGCACCGAAATTAAAAGAACTGAATGCTGCATTTAATCTTCTAAAAGATTTACCGAGTGAGAATGAG agTGCTAAGGAGGAGTTTGATAAGTTAAGTGTAAGTTCTAGTGACAGTCAACTTTCTAGTCATGCGGAGCAAGACTCTGAATCAGACATGTCTGAATTTGATATTGATTCTAAACTGCTTGGTTTAGAGGACACGGTGCAAGCCGTTCGGTACAAGAAAAAGGATAGAGACTATAG ACAAATGGAGTTAACTAAACACCACATTTGGAGTAAAAGTGTTGAAGTAACAGAACAGATTCTTCACAACGACGAGTCGATAACTGAGAAGTCATCCCAATTATCAGCCTTGAATCTTgcccataatttatttacaaacattcCCGTAGTCTTGCCATGTCTTGCCGTTAATCTCACAAGACTGAACATGGCTTTTAACACCTTAAGATCCATGTCACACATTACTAGTTATCCCAGTTCTTTAAAACAGCTGGACCTTAGCCACAACCAAATCACCGTCTGGCCCAGTTTGCCTCAAGTCGAAGCCCAGGATAAAATGGAACAGGCTAATTTGAACTGTTACTCCAACAATTTGGCAGCCAAAGGAAAAATTCCCGAAG TGAGGAGGCAGTCCAGTAGGTCGGTGCGTACAACAGTGCTTCATTCGGTTTGCTCCCATCGGAGGCATTTGAAACTGGATAATCTACGCACGCTGATATTGGCCGACAATCAGCTGCACCGCATTCAATTGGCTACAGACGATGACGGCGATTTAAGCAGCACCGAAGATGAAGACATGGAAAGG aatccGGCTGTTAGTAAAGCCCGACTTATGTTCCCCAATCTATCGATGTTGGATGTCAGCAACAATCTTTTGAAAGAAATTCCTTATAATATTTACGAGTTGAATAACTTGTCTGTTTTGAATATCAGCGGCAATCTag ATATCAACGAGCTGCCGCCGCAGATGGGCTTGTTGTCGCGCCTGTGGAACCTGAACACGCGCGGCTGCTCGCTCCAGGACCCGCTTAAGTCGATGATCGACAGTAAAAAGTACAAAACGATGGACATAGTCGGTTATCTTAAGAGCGTGCTCGAAGACGCGCGGCCCTACGCTCGCATGAAGCTGATGATCGTCGGCGTGCAGGGCATCGGAAAGACGAGCCTGTTGGAACAGCTGAGGCAGGAAGGTGTCACTAGGCGACGGCCAGAA CACTGGGCAAAAAGAAtgggaaataaaaatattaatgtaaaaacttCGAGGGGTACAAATATGTCTACAGTTGGTGTAGATATCGGTGATTGGATATACGAAAAGAAAGTTAAATCACATTCACATGGCCCAGTCATATTCCGAACGTGGGACTTTGGAGGACAAAAAGA GTATTATGCCACACATCAGTATTTCCTTTCAAAAAGAAGTCTATATTTAGTCGTTTGGAAAATCACCGACGGTCATCGGGGTATAAACGAAATCTTACAATGGTTAGTGAACATACAAGCTAGAGCACCAAATTCACCAGTAATAATAGTAGGGACGCATTACGATGTGGTGCAAGAATTTAATCCAAACATTTCTGAAGATTATCAACAAATCATCAGAGATAGGTTCATAAATATCGTAGACGCCGAAAAGTGTGGTCTTCCCCGAGTTCTAGACACCATAGAAATCAGCTGTAAAACTAGACACAACGTCAAGTTACTTTGCAACCTCATATACGACACAGTATTCAGTCTTCGACCTCCAG gaaGCAAAGAATTGTTACTGGAACAAAAAGTACCTGCCACATATCTAGCACTTGAAGACGTAGTCAATTACGTCGCGTCGGAACGTAGGGCGAACGGTTTGGACCCAGTCTTGACTGCGGACCAGTATCGAAGCATTGTCACGACGGAAATGCAACAAAGGTACAACCGCACGTTCAGAGATTGGGCCGAGTTGCATCAGGCCACGCTGTTTCTACACGACAACGGGGTTTTATTACATTACGACGATGCCACTTTAAAAGACTTGTATTTCCTAGATCCTCAGTGGTTGTGTGACATGTTGGCACACGTCGTCACCATCAGGGAGATCAATCCGTTCGCCAGGAGTGGCGTCATGAAGCTGGACGACTTGAAACACATATTCAAAACCAGCAGTATTGGTCCGATGGACACAAGGGGTTATATAGTGAatcttttgaataaattcgaAGTGGCCCTCACGTGGGACTCACGTACGTTGTTGATTCCCAGTTTGTTGCCGTCTGAGGAAGATTTACAGCTTGCGCTGATGTATCCCGGCCAGTATCCACCGCTAATCAAAGTTAAGGTGCCGCTAAGGTCCCGAGGTTGGGCGGTGCGCAACAAAAAGATTGCCGTTTCTCCTAAGTCAGTATTGTATCGAGATCCTTCTCAGGGAAAATTCCAAATGAGCCTTCCTTCTACCTCATCCATTCCTAATG AACCTCCAGAAGAAATCGCCCACTATCAGCTACGAAGTCAACCGACAGATAAATCCATAGCACGCCTTCTTTTGATGTCGTATTTTCCGTCTGGATTCTGGTCCAGATTAATTTCCCGAATTTTAGCCGATGATACCATCATCGATATAATTCGGTCTTACTTTGTTATACCAAAAGATGTGGCACAAGATATTCATTTAGTAAAACTACTAGATTTGAAGGCAGAATGGGTTTTGTGGCAGACTGGCTTACAACTAAAGTATGGTGACATCACACTATTTAGGATGCGGGAAGTATTACACAATTCATCTGCCCAGTACAGACatttaaa ATTCCGACTGAAACAAGACGGCATTTGGTGCGACGTGGACTTGCAAAGTACTTCggtattagaaatatatttcccAGTTGATTCACTGGTGGTCAAACCCATCATTACCGAAATGGGTGACGCATCCGATCTAAAAGTAAAGGACCAACTCGTAATAAATAGCACTCCAGAATGTACCGCCCAGTTACTTGCCTTGGCCGTTGATCACATCGACATCCTGTTGGAAGACTGGTACCCTACATTGGGAACAAGATTTGTGCACACTTCCGAAGgcaaatttttgataactcGCCTGGTCCCGTGTCCTCAGTGTCTTGCCAAATCCATGGAGTGTGACCAGAGTTTGAACCCAATTGACTTTAGTCAGCCTAAAAATCTAATGGAAGAGATGCAACAAGCTGAACAGGAGGGCGGCTATCACAATCAGCACCATAATCGTGTCAGAAAATCCCAAGAATCGTATACTTCGGAATGTGACAGCGGAGTTGGACCAGATTCGTCGTGCTCCAGCCGTATGCCGTCAATGGAGGGCCATCCAGGGGTGCAGACAGACGAACAACCATCCAACGTGTCGTACTCTTGGATGGTGGAGGAGTGCATTTTAGCCGCGTACGGAAGCAAAACTGTTAATTGTCCTACACACGACGACATACCTTTATCTAGAGTAGCACCTGATGCT ATATTCATGGACTTGGGAGAGAGGTACATTATAAAAccagaaaacattaaaaaaggtCGATTATTGGGCCGAGGTGCTTTTGGCTTTGTATTCAAAGGTACATGCAAAGTTAGAGGTTCAAATAACATGATAGATGTGGCGATGAAGATGTTACAACCAGTCCAACCTGGACCGAATGCTCGCCAATCTGCCGCCATCGCCTATAAAGCTGCACAGGGTAAATGGGACCGAGATCCCTTACAGTACGCGTGTAAAGCATACTGCACCGCCAGACAAGAACTGAACATCTTATTGTCTTTGCGTCACCCCAACATTGTCCCATTTGTTGGAGTTTGCACTAGTCCTTTGGCTTTAGTGTTGGATTTGGCGCCACAAGGTGCTTTAGATCTGGTTCTAAGACATTACAGGAGGTCTGGAGCCAAGGTTGGACCTTACACATTACAGGCCATAATCTTACAG gtTGCCAAAGCCATAGAGTATTTGCACCGacaacatattatatatagagaCCTGAAATCTGAGAATGTGTTGGTTTGGGAGATGCCTCCACCTTTTGTAGACCATCCGGACCATCCCGTTCATATTAAGGTTGCAGAttatg GAATTAGTAGGTTAACTTTACCTTCGGGTACGAAAGGTTTTGGTGGTACTGAAGGGTTCATGGCCCCGGAAATAATGAGATACAACGGCGAAGAAGAGTACACAGAGAAGGTCGACTGCTTCTCTTTTGGAATGTTTATATATGAGTTGTTGACTTTACATCAGCCTTTTGAAGGCCATGAATCCGTAAAAGAGTGCATACTTGAAGGTGGAAGACCACCGCTGACATACAGA gagACTTTATATCCGAGCTACTTCCTAGACCTGATGGTGTTGTGCTGGTCTCAACAACCTAAGGACCGCCCTTCAGCAAGCCAAATAGTTTCAATAGCCAGTGCTCCAGAATTCACCCATTTAAGCGACGTGATTTCTTTGAAACATCAAGCCCCGGTTGTGGCTTCAACAAGTGCAGCTCTTACACACATAACCGAAGACGGTTTGTCTGGATCGGAAATGTGGCTGATGTGTGCTAATTCAAGAATTGATTTGCTCCTGGCCGCAGACAGAGGTTGGTTGCAGTACCACACCATGCCTCTGCCTATCAGACCGACAGCCGCTTGTACAGTGGGCAATGCTGTATGGATTGGAGACTACGCGGGAAACCTCCATGCCTAttc GGCTAGTGACGGTTATAAGTTATTTACTTATTCGTTGGAGTCAGAGGTTAATGTTCAAGTAGAAGCGCTGTTGTACTTAGCAAACCTTAAAAGAGTGGCTTGTGCTCTATCGAACGGCAGACTGTTCCTTGTCAATTCAGAATTTTATCCCTCAACTCCTACTGCTGCAGAAGGCTCGTTCGTTATGACAGAGCTGGGATCTCAGTCGTCTATCAATTGCTTGTGTGCAGCTTCATTAGAAAATTCTAG tGCTTGTGAATTGTGGTGCGGCGAATCAAATGGGCAAATATCTATTTACACAATAAAAGACCAAGTTGTTGCTGGACAAGaagttttaaatcattatcAACCAGTGATTGAAAAAGTAGATGTTATGAACTTGGTTGCAGTGGATAATTGCGTCTATTCCTACGTCCATCCAGGCTGTATTGTTTACCAGTGGGATCAAAAATCCAGGACCATCGTAAACAAACTAGACTGTTCTAAATTGGTACCTTGTTCTGAGAGTCTTAAATCAATTGCTATTGAGGAACATTTAAGTCCAACAAATTGCCAG gtGACAAGCTTGGTTATTCTAAATACCGATTTGTACATTGGCACTACTTGGGGCTGTGTGATTATAGCTGAAAGAAGTACACTTCGCCCCGTCACGATTTTCAGACCATATGAAGAAGAAGTTAGAGCGATTGTGCCTTTGGCGCAGTGCAAAAATGTTAGTGGCAGACAAGAGAACACACCATTAATAGCCACAATAGGAAGAGGCTACCGAAATTTATTGTCGAGATATACCGATGTCACCGTTAATATTGGTACCCCATTACCAAGCCCAATGGGTGGCACATCATATACTTCAACTAAACCTAACATGTTCGTTTTATTGTGGAGAGCTGAGCATTGGAATGCTACATAG